From the Dehalococcoidia bacterium genome, one window contains:
- a CDS encoding CvpA family protein: protein MNWVDFVIIAIVAWLTFAAFWAGIIREVVTIVGVALGIVLAGFFYDDLAEDIQSLVDLDENAVRIIAFLLIFGACTLAGQLTAMLLKHTASILMLGTFDHLFGAVFGLFKGIVVVEVLLIVFVTFPALGLKDAIDGSLFGPLFLDGIPFVLKVLPSEFDSAVEAFV, encoded by the coding sequence ATGAATTGGGTCGACTTCGTAATAATTGCGATTGTCGCCTGGTTGACCTTCGCCGCCTTCTGGGCCGGCATCATACGCGAAGTCGTGACCATTGTGGGGGTGGCCCTCGGCATCGTCCTGGCCGGGTTCTTCTACGACGACCTGGCAGAGGACATCCAATCGCTTGTCGACCTCGACGAGAACGCGGTACGGATAATCGCCTTTCTGCTAATCTTCGGCGCCTGCACCCTTGCCGGCCAGTTGACGGCGATGCTGCTCAAGCACACGGCCTCGATACTCATGCTGGGGACTTTCGACCACCTGTTCGGCGCGGTCTTCGGCCTTTTCAAGGGGATTGTGGTCGTGGAGGTGCTCCTGATCGTCTTCGTGACGTTCCCCGCGCTCGGCCTCAAAGACGCGATCGACGGCTCACTCTTCGGCCCCCTCTTCCTAGACGGCATCCCGTTCGTGCTGAAGGTGCTGCCCTCGGAATTCGATAGCGCCGTCGAGGCTTTCGTCTGA
- a CDS encoding HNH endonuclease, with amino-acid sequence MVNSAVLVLNQNYQPLNVCNARRAFVLVDRGKAEVLEHNSASLHSPSLTFRLPSVIRLVYLIKRPRPQMRLTRKEIFNRDHYTCQYCGKRTHDLTLDHVIPRNKGGQHVWDNLVSACKACNHRKAGRAPQEAHMKLMREPARPPATSYYLFYDYLEREEGWRKFIPGWEMPDGYA; translated from the coding sequence ATGGTTAATTCCGCTGTTCTCGTCCTGAACCAGAACTACCAACCGCTCAACGTCTGCAACGCCAGACGCGCTTTCGTTCTGGTCGATCGCGGAAAGGCAGAGGTGCTGGAACACAACAGCGCCTCTCTTCACAGTCCCAGCCTGACGTTCCGCTTGCCTTCCGTGATCCGCCTCGTGTACCTGATAAAGAGGCCGCGCCCCCAAATGCGGCTCACGCGGAAAGAGATCTTTAACCGCGATCACTACACGTGCCAGTACTGCGGAAAGCGTACCCACGACCTGACCCTCGACCATGTGATCCCCCGCAACAAAGGGGGACAGCACGTGTGGGACAATCTGGTCTCGGCGTGCAAGGCGTGTAACCATCGAAAGGCGGGCAGAGCGCCGCAGGAAGCGCACATGAAGCTGATGCGGGAGCCCGCCAGACCGCCTGCGACCTCTTACTACCTCTTCTACGACTACCTGGAACGTGAAGAGGGGTGGCGCAAGTTCATCCCCGGCTGGGAGATGCCCGACGGCTACGCCTAG
- a CDS encoding phosphatase PAP2 family protein: protein MNLRSLFWPLWFAGLALFGVMAGFATVASRFPGDLPVAEWVQGIDGLSAVADAVNAAGDFPLTLAVTLVSLAWLGLTRRFVEGAFIVLSFVPRALREAISALVARPRPDAELVEVRDEAAGFSFPSGHVVGAMVLYGLLFYLVQIAVPRRELRAPLQIVLAFVIFAAGPARVYVGVHWPSDVLGGHLYGALALALLILGYRHVRRRFQSGGFVRRKVHR, encoded by the coding sequence ATGAACCTACGATCGCTCTTCTGGCCCCTGTGGTTTGCCGGGCTGGCGCTATTCGGCGTGATGGCAGGTTTCGCGACCGTCGCTTCGCGCTTTCCCGGCGACCTCCCGGTCGCGGAGTGGGTGCAGGGCATCGACGGGCTGTCCGCTGTCGCCGACGCCGTGAACGCTGCCGGCGATTTCCCCCTGACGCTGGCGGTGACGCTCGTCTCGCTGGCGTGGCTGGGGCTAACGCGGCGCTTCGTCGAGGGGGCGTTCATCGTCCTTTCGTTCGTGCCGCGGGCGCTCAGAGAGGCCATATCGGCGCTCGTGGCAAGGCCGCGGCCCGACGCGGAGCTCGTGGAGGTGCGCGACGAAGCCGCCGGCTTCAGCTTTCCCAGCGGCCACGTCGTGGGGGCGATGGTGCTCTACGGCCTGCTCTTCTACCTTGTGCAGATCGCCGTCCCCAGGCGAGAACTGCGGGCGCCGCTGCAAATCGTCCTCGCCTTCGTCATCTTCGCCGCCGGGCCTGCCCGCGTGTACGTCGGCGTGCACTGGCCGAGCGACGTGCTGGGAGGGCACCTGTACGGGGCGCTGGCGCTGGCGTTGCTAATATTGGGTTACCGCCACGTCCGGCGACGGTTTCAGTCGGGCGGCTTCGTTCGGCGCAAGGTCCACCGCTGA